A single Struthio camelus isolate bStrCam1 chromosome 6, bStrCam1.hap1, whole genome shotgun sequence DNA region contains:
- the FAM237A gene encoding protein FAM237A, producing MRLTCSLLIMGVFCVTPFLCHSQTDPLALGRADPQCWESSSSVLLEMRKPRISDSVSGFWDFMIFLKSSENLKHGALFWDLAQLFWDIYVDCVLSRTHGLGRRQLAEAEQKITALHSQFTRRNQGIFPHIQRMPVLKKKDMFEDLVSIHVQKSRSILFGRVSGELGKKRK from the exons ATGAGACTAACCTGCTCTCTGCTGATCATGGGAGTGTTCTGCGTGACACCCTTCCTCTGCCATAGCCAAACTGATCCGCTGGCTCTCGGGCGAGCAGACCCCCAGTGCTGGGAATCCTCCTCATCTGTCTTGCTGGAAATGAGGAAGCCTCGCATTTCTGACTCCGTCAGTGGCTTCTGGGACTTTATGATCTTTCTGAAATCATCAGAGAACTTGAAACATGGGGCTCTGTTCTGGGACCTGGCTCAGCTCTTCTGGGATATCTATGTGGACTGTGTGCTCTCCAGAACCCATGGCCTAGGGAGAAGGCAGCTAGCAGAAGCTGAACAGAAGATCACTGCTCTACATTCTCAGTTCACACGGAGAAACCAAG GGatatttcctcatattcagaGGATGCCAGTTCTGAAGAAGAAAGACATGTTTGAAGATTTAGTAAGCATCCATGTGCAAAAGAGCAGATCTATATTATTTGGAAGAGTCAGTGGGGAGCTAGGCAAAAAGAGGAAATAA